In Kitasatospora gansuensis, a genomic segment contains:
- a CDS encoding LuxR C-terminal-related transcriptional regulator produces MENPRTVPPEIVISDDAQALYTRLAAEGGQPTPEEQAAARQLHDLGLLRDDPMQGYVLVDPQYAGARLEANFFSISALMLEQAASISDAFKPLRATFDSRAADAAGLIEQHRGSEAIGWRMGQILSGCSTEILCCQPGAQRRPEAIQEASTRDLAALRRGVAMRTIYHEQARTGAGMDLWVSTMTAAGADIRTLDAHFERMFIIDRRIAVIPGDHILVDSTDAVAYVVNDPGIAAFLARQFERDWEQSTPWNDPGKAPLALTTRQAAILRGLEAGTSREKLAHQVGISLRTLAVAVSELKDHFGVKSAFELACCWKEWQAAQGAARS; encoded by the coding sequence ATGGAGAACCCGCGCACCGTTCCGCCCGAGATCGTCATCTCCGACGATGCCCAGGCCCTCTACACGCGCCTGGCCGCCGAGGGGGGGCAGCCCACTCCGGAGGAGCAGGCCGCCGCACGCCAACTGCACGACCTCGGACTGCTGCGAGACGACCCCATGCAGGGCTACGTCCTGGTCGACCCTCAGTACGCCGGCGCTCGCCTGGAGGCCAACTTCTTCTCGATCTCCGCCCTGATGCTGGAGCAGGCCGCCTCAATCTCAGACGCCTTCAAGCCACTGCGAGCCACGTTCGACAGCAGGGCGGCCGATGCTGCTGGGCTCATCGAGCAGCACCGCGGCTCGGAGGCCATCGGGTGGCGCATGGGCCAGATCTTGAGCGGGTGCAGCACTGAAATTCTGTGCTGCCAACCTGGCGCCCAGCGCAGGCCCGAGGCGATCCAGGAAGCGTCCACCCGGGACCTTGCCGCTCTCCGGCGGGGCGTGGCCATGCGCACCATCTACCACGAGCAGGCGCGGACTGGCGCGGGGATGGACCTCTGGGTGTCGACCATGACAGCTGCCGGCGCCGACATCCGAACGCTCGACGCACACTTCGAGCGGATGTTCATCATCGACCGTCGGATCGCCGTGATCCCCGGTGATCACATTCTGGTAGATAGCACCGATGCAGTTGCCTACGTCGTCAACGACCCGGGCATCGCAGCATTCTTGGCCAGGCAGTTTGAGCGCGACTGGGAACAATCCACCCCATGGAACGATCCCGGGAAGGCGCCCCTTGCGCTGACAACCCGGCAGGCTGCGATCCTTCGCGGCCTCGAGGCGGGCACCAGCCGGGAGAAGCTTGCTCACCAGGTTGGAATCTCTCTGCGCACCCTGGCTGTCGCAGTGTCAGAACTTAAAGATCATTTCGGCGTTAAGAGCGCCTTCGAGCTGGCTTGCTGCTGGAAGGAGTGGCAGGCAGCTCAGGGCGCCGCCCGAAGCTGA
- a CDS encoding DUF7848 domain-containing protein, whose protein sequence is MGLTRRYRHMNWTATPDLEPDAPPTLHIFQCNGENEQGVLCGQQSAAGEDFEAARGWSFQHLQANPDHRSYSHVLSRPWRMIPEIEPDPEPIVPLSGPARG, encoded by the coding sequence ATGGGCCTCACCCGCCGGTACCGGCACATGAACTGGACCGCCACCCCCGACCTCGAGCCGGACGCCCCGCCCACCCTGCACATCTTCCAGTGCAACGGCGAGAACGAGCAGGGCGTCCTCTGCGGCCAGCAGTCCGCCGCCGGCGAGGACTTCGAGGCCGCCCGCGGCTGGTCGTTCCAGCACCTCCAGGCGAACCCGGACCACCGCAGCTACAGCCATGTCCTGTCCCGGCCGTGGCGGATGATCCCCGAGATCGAGCCCGACCCGGAGCCGATCGTCCCACTGTCGGGGCCGGCCCGTGGCTGA
- a CDS encoding helix-turn-helix domain-containing protein, producing the protein MNDALQQAMVRANMSESQLARACGVDPKTVSRWLSNPARLPHPRHRAAVSRALGEEESVIWPAVQQLVKSGADREMVQLYPYRSAAPATLWRQLLRQAKTEVTFAGYTNYFLWLEHANLGDLLRKKAAAGCRVRFVLGDPASPVTRQRELEEDVPLTLSTRIEVTLSELAKLKDTTIEARYETGHVSLSVFRFDQDMIVTPLLPGRIGHDAPMMHLRRAQADGVFDRFAGHVEDLWAKGRDVWTIPEVQHAQA; encoded by the coding sequence GTGAACGACGCTCTGCAACAGGCGATGGTCCGTGCCAACATGAGCGAGTCGCAGCTGGCGCGCGCCTGCGGAGTCGACCCGAAGACGGTCAGCCGGTGGCTCTCCAACCCCGCGCGCCTGCCCCACCCCCGGCACCGCGCTGCGGTCAGCCGGGCCCTCGGCGAGGAGGAGAGCGTGATCTGGCCCGCCGTGCAGCAGCTCGTGAAGTCCGGAGCGGACAGGGAGATGGTCCAGCTCTACCCGTACCGCTCGGCTGCCCCGGCGACGCTATGGCGCCAGCTCCTCCGCCAGGCCAAGACAGAGGTGACGTTCGCGGGCTACACCAACTACTTCCTATGGCTGGAGCACGCGAACCTCGGCGACCTGCTGCGAAAGAAGGCTGCGGCCGGATGTCGGGTCCGATTCGTGCTCGGTGACCCGGCCAGCCCAGTCACGCGGCAGCGGGAGTTGGAGGAGGATGTCCCGCTCACGCTGTCCACCCGGATTGAGGTCACCCTGTCCGAGCTCGCCAAGCTCAAGGACACCACCATCGAGGCCCGCTACGAGACCGGCCACGTCTCCCTTTCCGTCTTCCGGTTCGATCAAGACATGATCGTCACGCCGCTGCTGCCCGGTAGGATCGGCCACGATGCCCCGATGATGCACCTGCGGCGGGCCCAGGCTGACGGAGTGTTCGACCGCTTCGCGGGTCACGTTGAAGACCTGTGGGCCAAGGGGCGCGACGTGTGGACGATCCCGGAGGTGCAGCATGCCCAGGCGTGA
- a CDS encoding NUDIX hydrolase — translation MPRRDYEDDPNAPQANSLVPAASVVVAREDGRVLLQRRTDNGQWALPGGKMDFGESIADCGVRETLEETGIEVEIVGIVGTYTNPGHVFAYDDGEVRQEFSICLLGRPLGGELRVSDESFEVAWFTPEETEALPMVPSIRKRITDWRFAGGPVVR, via the coding sequence ATGCCCAGGCGTGACTACGAGGACGACCCGAACGCTCCCCAGGCCAACAGCCTGGTGCCGGCCGCCAGCGTCGTCGTCGCCCGCGAGGACGGCCGGGTCCTGCTCCAGCGCCGAACCGACAACGGCCAGTGGGCACTGCCCGGCGGGAAGATGGACTTCGGTGAGTCCATCGCGGACTGCGGGGTCCGGGAGACTCTGGAAGAGACCGGCATCGAGGTAGAGATCGTCGGGATCGTCGGCACCTACACCAATCCCGGCCACGTCTTCGCCTACGACGACGGCGAGGTCCGCCAGGAGTTCTCGATCTGCCTGCTCGGGCGCCCGCTCGGCGGCGAACTACGGGTGTCGGACGAGTCGTTCGAGGTGGCGTGGTTCACCCCGGAGGAGACCGAGGCGTTGCCCATGGTGCCGAGCATCCGTAAGCGGATCACAGACTGGCGCTTCGCTGGTGGCCCAGTAGTCCGCTGA
- a CDS encoding GntR family transcriptional regulator, whose protein sequence is MPEEPLHRQIADDLRQRILGGELQAGDPVPSENALMAEYGVAQGTARKALGALVAEGLTEARRGSGTRVRGFRPILRRGSRRLDRSVWGEGRSVWEVDLDGRPLEVDRLTVQEQPCPERLAGALGIAIGDPVWVRDRRYLVEGEPVMLAASYHPASIVAGSAITREDTGPGGAPARLAELGFAAVHYREQARTRMPLPGEAAALELGAGTPVMLVVRYGWAEGGVPVEVTEMTADGSRYLMEWEFPA, encoded by the coding sequence GTGCCCGAGGAGCCGTTGCACCGTCAGATCGCCGACGACCTGCGGCAGCGCATCCTCGGCGGCGAGCTCCAAGCAGGCGACCCGGTGCCGAGCGAGAACGCGCTGATGGCTGAGTACGGAGTGGCCCAGGGCACCGCACGGAAGGCGCTCGGTGCGCTGGTAGCCGAGGGCCTGACCGAGGCCCGGCGCGGCTCCGGCACCCGAGTGCGGGGCTTCCGTCCGATCCTGCGCCGCGGCTCGCGCCGCCTCGACCGGTCCGTCTGGGGCGAGGGCCGATCGGTGTGGGAGGTCGACCTGGACGGCCGGCCACTGGAGGTGGACCGGCTGACGGTCCAGGAGCAACCGTGCCCGGAGCGCCTGGCCGGCGCGCTTGGCATCGCGATCGGGGATCCGGTGTGGGTGCGGGACCGGCGGTACCTGGTGGAGGGCGAGCCGGTGATGCTGGCGGCCTCGTACCACCCGGCGTCGATCGTGGCGGGGTCGGCGATCACCCGGGAGGACACCGGCCCGGGCGGGGCGCCCGCGAGGTTGGCGGAGTTGGGGTTCGCGGCGGTGCACTACCGCGAGCAGGCACGCACCCGGATGCCGCTCCCCGGGGAGGCTGCCGCGCTGGAGCTCGGCGCGGGCACTCCGGTGATGCTGGTCGTGCGGTACGGGTGGGCCGAGGGCGGGGTGCCGGTGGAGGTCACCGAGATGACGGCTGACGGCTCCCGGTACCTGATGGAGTGGGAGTTCCCGGCGTGA